In Hydractinia symbiolongicarpus strain clone_291-10 chromosome 15, HSymV2.1, whole genome shotgun sequence, one DNA window encodes the following:
- the LOC130629248 gene encoding uncharacterized protein LOC130629248 gives MLVKFSNLLLLASLQATTNLAHAHFVKNAQPTNLTAMAPVVPQLNTGNIGPAVGAGFAAAVAGAHAQPAAGKGEQEQQEPQELGLPGHGGPTGPIDKLHGAYEVHLSVHSEYVRGCRLTASSCQPNNIMLGPLGATAQTILCSGGLKVLSFVAMDSQYGVSLTVNGLPSFTVAIGPNIALDLQISPSRGAVLVNNYLVESQTKARMHTLSAVRNGVNKLAIINKIARMRGRNAPGYSFLTNSMLGGNSLLGNNGYLSGVYSKFDKRSKLLRKVKKGKKKKKKKKKKKHRKCLIHGFSTDDDDKSLPSFG, from the exons ATGTTAGTAAAGTTTAGCAATTTATTGTTATTAGCATCTTTGCAAGCCACAACTAACTTAGCGCATGCTCATTTTGTCAAGAACGCACAACCAACAAATCTTACTGCAATGGCACCAGTAGTGCCTCAACTCAATACAGGCAATATAGGTCCAGCTGTTGGGGCAGGTTTTGCTGCAGCTGTTGCAGGAGCACATGCTCAGCCTGCTGCAGGCAAAGGTGAACAAGAACAACAAGAACCACAGGAACTTGGCTTGCCCGGACATGGAGGACCAACCGGACCAATTGATAAGCTACACGGAG CTTATGAAGTTCATCTTAGCGTGCACAGTGAATACGTACGTGGTTGCCGCCTCACAGCTAGTTCATGTCAACCAAATAATATCATGTTAGGGCCACTTGGTGCAACAGCACAAACCATCCTGTGTTCTGGag GTTTGAAGGTGTTATCTTTTGTTGCTATGGATTCACAATATGGCGTATCACTGACAGTCAATGGTCTACCATCTTTCACTGTCGCTATTGGTCCAAATATTGCACTAGATCTTCAGATCTCACCTTCTCGTGGTGCCGTGCTCGTTAATAATTATCTCGTTGAGAGTCAAACCAAAGCGCGCATGCACACACTATCTGCAGTTCGAAACGGTGTCAATAAACTGGCTATTATCAACAAAATAGCTAGGATGCGAGGACGCAATGCACCTGGGTATAGTTTTCTAACGAATAGCATGCTGGGAGGAAACTCGCTTTTAGGAAATAATGGTTATCTTAGTGGTGTATACAGCAAGTTTGATAAACGCTCTAAGTTGCTGCGTAAGGTgaaaaaaggaaagaagaaaaaaaagaagaagaaaaagaaaaaacacaggAAGT gttTGATCCATGGTTTTTCAACTGATGACGATGACAAATCCCTACCATCATTTGGTTGA